The region TGGGCACTCACGGCGCCGTCACGCTGAGCCCGAGCGGCGGGTGCTGCCTTGCCTGAAATAGAAAATGGCCCCGCAGCGCTGATAGCGTTGCGGGGCCATTTCTGTGTCGCCCGGACCGGCCTGTCGTCCGTGATGTGGTCCCAGGCAAGTTCGGGTACACCGTTCGCGTCAACCCGCGTCGATACCCGCTTCACTCAACACGCCCTGCAGTGAATCCGTAAGCACGTTGTGCCCCCGGATCGTTTCTCGGCACGATGTCTCGGCAATGCGGAGACGCTGCTCCCGCTTTTCCCATGAGGCGACCGAGTCGTTGTAGCTGTCGAATACCTCCAGGTACGCGGGGTATCGTTCTGCCGGGACCCCTCTGCCGTTCATCGTCTCGAAAGAGTCCACGAGATTTCGGAGTGAGTCGATCGTGACGCCCAGGTCCAGCAGGGATGCTTCGCTGGTCTGAAGGGAGCCCTGGCATCGATCGGACGAGATTCGCGCTCGGTGGAGGTCATCTCTCAGGCGATTGATCTCAGCCTTGGTGCGTTCGCGCTCGATGACCCGGTCGGCGCCCGTCACCACTAATACTGCGATCGCGAGTCCGCCTGCTCCGAACAGGGCAAACTTGAGCGGAGGGTTCAATCACCGTCTCCCACTGTGAAGCTGAACATCATTCCGGCGTGAAGGTGTTCAGCGATGTGGCAGTGTACCATCCATTCGCCCGGGTTGGACATTTCGATGAGCACGTCCATGGTCGAGCCGACCGGAACGATCGCAGTGTCTTTCCAGACCAGGTTCTCGTTCTCGACCCCGTCCATGGAGAGAACCAGGAAGCGCTGGCCGTGAACGTGAATCGGGTGGTTCATGGGGTGGAAGGAGTCGGGAGTGTTGTAGACCCGGACCTTCACTACCTCGCCGACTTCGAAACTCCAGTCGATCTCCCCGTTCTCGGCGCCTGTCTGACGATCCTTCAGGATCCACGTGACCTGCTCCGCCGTGGAGAGCCAGTTCATCATGGGCATCGCGTCATTCCACTCCATGGGTGGCACGTACAGCGTGTCTGCTTCCATGGAGAGAACGATGGATTGAGGCAGGTTCTGTACCCGCACCGTCGTCTCGAGCTCGTAGTCCGGTGCTCGTCCGAAGTAGGGGCGGAAGGTGTCGATATCCTCCACAACCGCAGTGTGTTCTCGCAGTTCGTCGAAGGCGCCTGAAATCGCAGGGTCCGCTTGGGTGTCCGAGACCGTGACGACCGAAAGTGTGTCGACAGACGGGTAGAATTCACCCCGGGAGTGGTTGATCGCCTGAACCGTATTGGCGATCACGACTTCACCAGCCTCCTCGAAACGCACGTCGACCACGTATCGCTCAGCGGGCGCGATGACGACGGACCCTACCCATTGCTCGCGCTCGAATCGACTGACGTCGGAAGCCACGACCTTCACCCGGGCTCCCCCGAAGGTCACGTTGAAGGTGCGTGAATTGGCGACGTTCGTGAGGTAGAAGCGGACGACCTCTCCACGGTCAGCGGTGAGGCGATAGTCGGTCTCTCCGTTCACCATCATGACGTTGCCGAATCGGCCCATGAGCGCGTGTGTCGGAGCCCGGTCACCCCACGGTAGCGCGCCCTGATCGTCGATGAGCATGTCGTCGAGCACGAAAACTTCTTCGCGGTGCGCGGGTCCGTAGTAGTCGGGGTCGGGCGACGTGACCAAAAGATTGCCGAAAAGTCCAAGGTCCTGCTGGACGTCCTCTCGGACATGTGGGTGATACCAGTACATGCCGGCGTCGGGTACATGCACTTCGTAGGTAAAACTGTCGCCCCGGTCGATCGCTTCCTGTGTCACCCCGGGTACGCCGTCGAACTGGTTGTCGAGTCGGACGCCGTGCCAGTGAATCGTCGTCGGCATCTCGATGTCGTTGGTCACTCGCACCACAATCGTGGCGTCCTTCGGTGCCTGAATCAGAGGGCCCGGATACTGGCCGTTGTAGCCGAACATGATCATCTCATGTCCCTCAATGGTTCGACGTACGGTGGAGACGAAGATGTCGAGGGTGTCCATGTCAGCCAGCGCTACGACCTCGGATGGACGAGCCTCTGGGAGCATGGCCGGGTCCATGCCCAGCCCTGGCATGAAGGGGCCGACTATCGGGACCGTGCCTTCTAGGCCCGGGAGCATGGGCATTTCCATATCCATGGGGACCATGCGCCACCCACTGCCCATGCCCATGTCGTGGGTGTCGTGTTGAGCGCGCGCTGATGAGGGAAGAATGACAGCGGCGAGCAGAACACTAAGCAGTGGTGCACCGATTGCTCGGACCCGTACGCGTTGGTTCGGTCGCTTCATCGAGATGGATTCCTCTCAGTGTCCTGTTCAAGGGTGCCGTCGGTCGCGAATCTAACTCGCCTCATCATTCAGAACTCGTGAAGGTTGTTGGAGTCCCCGAAAGTGGGCAAGACGGCCTCGGCTCTCATTCATGACATCACCCACCGCTGAAAATGTCTCGACAGGTCCGCGCTATCTGCCGGCGCTTGTCCTGCTATTCGTGGGGAGCGGCTGCGCGGCCCTCATCTATGAGGTCGTCTGGTTTCAGATGCTTCAGCTCGTTGTCGGCTCGACCGGTGTTTCGCTGGGCGTCCTGCTGGGTGCGTTCATGGGAGGCATGTGTCTGGGGAGCCTCGCGTTGCCTCGCTATGTGTCCGCCGAGAAGAATCCACTGCGGGTTTACGCCGCGCTCGAACTGGTTATCGGAGCGCTGGCGATCATCCTTTTGGGTATGATCCCGCTCGTGGGCGGTGCGTATCTGGCGGTCGTCCCGTCTGGGACCGCCAGTGTCCTATTCCGGGCTATGGTGGCTGGGTTGTTGTTGCTGCCGCCTACCATGCTGATGGGCGCCACGCTTCCAGCGATCGCACGATCGGTGGAGGCGACGCCGGCCGGCGTTTCATGGATGGGCTTCTTCTACGGGGGTAATATCGCGGGTGCCGTGGTAGGGTGCCTGCTCGCGGGCTTCTACCTGCTTCGTACGTACGATGTCGTGATCGCGACATTCGCGGGCGTCGGAATCAACTTGCTGGTCGCGGCTCTCGCATACTGGCTCTCCCACAAGACGGATGGGTTGCCTGAGACCACACCTGCCCCGCTCGCAGTTTCCCACGTTGCCAGCCCGTCGTTGGCTAACCAGAGGCATAGAGCACTTCTCGTGGCGATCGGGATGTCCGGTTTCGTAGCGCTTGGATCGGAGGTCGTCTGGACCCGATTGATGGCGCTTATGCTGGGCGCGACCACCTATACCTTCTCGATCATTCTGGCGGTGTTTCTCGCAGCTCTCGGGGTTGGCAGCGCAGTGGGTTCCTTCACGTCGCGACACGCGTCGAGCCCGCGCGTTCTTCTGGGTCTTTGTCAGGCCGGGGCGATGCTCGGCATTGTCTGGACCGCACACGCACTCACCGAGCAGCTACCCTTCTGGCCCATCAACCCGTCGCTTGCGACGGACCCGGGCTTCGTCTTTCAGCTCGACCTAGCGCGCGCACTCTGGGCACTCGTGCCGGCTCCCTTATTCTGGGGCGCCAGCTTCCCCCTCGCCGTGGCTGCTGCCGCGGAGGAGGGCCAGGACCCGGCTTTCCTCGTTGGTCGTATCTACGCCGCCAACACAGTCGGCGCGATCCTTGGAGCGCTCGCATTCGGGGTCGTGGTGGTGTCCACGATTGGTACGCAAAACGCACAGCGGGTACTCGCAGTCACCGCGCTGCTCTCGACGCTCGTCCTCTTGGCACCGATCCGAGGTCGAGCGAGGGCGGGGGCTGTAGTAGCTGCGCTACTCGCCATACTGCTCGTTCCTGGCATCGGCCCAGTCCCGGAACTGCTTGTTTCCTACGGCCGGTATGCGGCGACGTACGATCCGGTGAACGCTCTGTATGTCGGGGAGGGTCGGAACTCGACTATCGCCGTGACCGAGCTAGATGGTGGGATCCGAAATCTGCACGTCGGGGGAAAGATCGTGGCCTCGACCGAACCCCAGGACATGCGTCTCCAGGGAATGCTCGGGCATCTGACCGCACTCCTGCACGAGGATCCGAAGAGTGTTCTCATCGTCGGGTTTGGAGCCGGGGTCACCGCAGGCACATTCGTGACCCATCCGGGGATCGACCGCATCGTCATCGCCGAGATCGAGCCGCTCGTCGTCGAACAATCCTCGGCCTACTTCAGGGATGCCAACAACGACGTCCTAGCTGACCCGCGGGTGGAGGTCGTCTTTGACGATGCACGCCACTTCCTTCAGACGACGGACGAGACCTTCGACCTGATTACGTCCGACCCGATTCACCCGTGGATGAAGGGCGCGGCCGCTCTCTACAGCGAGGAGTACTTCGAACTCGTCGGTGAGCACTTGAACGAGGGCGGCGTGATCACGCAGTGGGTGCCTCTATACGAGAGCACTGAGGCCGCGGTGAAGAGCGAGATGGCCACCTTCTTCGAGGTGTTCCCCGACGGGTCGGTGTGGAGCAACACCTATCAGGGTGGCGGCTATGACGTGGTTATGGCCGCGCGGAAGGGAGGCCTCACTATTGACCTCCATCGCTTTGCGGATCGTCTGATGTCACCGGATCACTCGTACGTCGCGATGGATCTGGCGGAGGCTGGTTTCTCCCGGACGCTCGATGTCCTTGGCACGTATGGTGGGAGCGCCGACGACCTCATCGGCTGGTTGTCCGACGCGGAACTCAACCGAGACAAGAGCCTTCGGCTGATGTACCTCGCGGGCCTAGGGCTCAACCAGTACTCGGCATCCACGATCTACTCGGACCTGCTCGAGTATCGGACTTTTCCTCAGGGGATGTTCCGGGGTGATCCGCAGAGGGTGGCGATACTCCGTGACCAGATGGGCTTCCGCTAGCGCGATCCGCCTGCACTGCGAGTGCCTACTCGTTGCCGTATCCGAACGCCTGGCAATTTTCCTGCTGCAGGGCACCGTGCCCGATCATCGTGTGCATCATGCCGCTCCGGGACATGCCGCGGAATACGATGGGCCCAGCCCATCGTTCTGCTGTCGGGTCGTCGCCCGCCTCCAGCGTGATCACGACGATGAAGCGATTCCAGCCCACGACCCCCGACCCACGGAGGTTGTCGTCGAGAGGACCCAGTCGCGTGATCTGGTCGATCTCCGGCGTGGTAACCCACGCGACCAGTTGGCCTTGCCGGGGCACGCGCATCCGATCGAGACCGATCTCAACGTCGTAGACGTAGCTGCCGTCCGGCCCGAGGGCGATCGAGAACGGTGACGTGCCTGAAACGGACACCTCGACCTGACCCTTTGCGAGTCCTGTGCCCGGAATGTTCTTCGTAGTGAAGAGTTCGAAGGCGTAATAGGCCGGACCCTCTGCCGCGCATACAGCCACGGGTATGCCCCCCGCATCGCCCAGATGCGGCCCAGCTGTAGGCGACGAGGTGGCGAACGAGCCAAACGCGGTCAGGAGTAGTGCGAGCGGTAGCATGCTGGACCCTAGTCTGAAGGCAGTGTGGTTCGCAACATCCTCGGAGTTCTCGCCGGCGTCCTCGTGCCGAACCCGATGTGGTTCAGCACCCTCCAACTCGTGGGATATCCGGTGGCACTGGTCGCCGCATGGATGCTGCTCGCAAAGAAACGGCCCTCCGCCGAAGCAGAGGGCCGTCCGGCCTTATGAAGCCTGTGTCAGCCGCGCGGTGGGCGCACGCTCACCGCGTGCTCAATCCGTGTTAGTGATCCCGATCCTCGCTGATCGGACGCGTCACGACGGGTCGATCCCAGTCCTGCGCTGAGGAGATGTTCGGCATGCCCCAGTTTTCACCGTTCCAGCCTTGGAAGCCGTCCATTTGGAACGTCCAGAGGCCCGTCGACATGTCGCTGATCACGATCAGGCCGTCCTCATTGCGCACGTCCACCCCGAAGGCACCGTTGAACATGTTGGTCCGCACTGGGTTTGGCGGTCCGATGTAGGTGTCGAAGAAGCCCACCGTCTGCGGGTTCAGCGGATCCTGCAGGTTGAAGACCTGCAGGCCGTCGAGGTAGCCTGACACGAAGACGTATGGCCAGCGGACCTCGTGATTGTGCACGAGGTTCTGCCAGTTCGCAGTGAAGGCCGAGATGGGTGAGCGGATGTTGGTCTGCTCTCCTTCGAGCGCAGGCTGCAGGTCGAAGATCCGGAGCGGGGCGTACTGATACTCCGTTTCTGCGATCACGTACCGACCGTCCGGGCTCGGTGTGAATGTGTGACCGTAGTTGACCCCGGATACTCCGTTGAGCGTGATACGGAGCTCGGGGCTTTCCAGGCTCGTAACGTCGTAGATGTAGTACCCGCCGGTGCCTCCGCCGTAAAAGCGGTCCTCACCTGTGTCGGGGTGGTAGCCCACGTAGAAATCGTGGTAGCCACGCCCCCCTCCGCTGCCGAGCGCCGACTCCGGTACCGGAACCATGCCGACCTGAGCGTTCTCGAGATCGCCTTCGACAATCATACCGAGGTCGTAGATGAGTGCTCCGGGCGCGCTGGCGGTCGTGAAGAGGTAGACCCGGTCGTTCTGATGCTTGTAGATGAAGATGTTATGGAAGCCACCCGGGAAGTCGGGCTCACGAATCCGCGCCACTTCACGAACCGTCGACGGGTCGGGCAGACCCGTGACATCCAAGATCACGGCTCCGAGATCATTGTCTGGTCCGCCTGATCCAAACTGCAGCGACTGCACCAGGTAGTAGCGGTCGTTCCATTTGAAATGCTTCACGTCCATGCCACCGGTACGCTGATGGAGGTCCTGATCCTCGATCCTCCACTCGTAGAGCAGCTTCGGGTTTTCCGGATCTTCCAGACTGATGATGTCTGTACCCTTGGGTCCATCGAAGCCGTAGACCATGCGGGCGACGTAGGCGTAGGGCCTGTGCATCTCCTGCTCGAGATCCATGTCCGCGACAGACAGTCTCGCGCCAAGTGGGAGGTGACCGAGCACCTCGATGTTGTCACTGCCACGCTGAAGGGGGGACCACGGGACCTGCTGGGCGGCCAGCGGTGCCGTCGTCGCAGCGACGAGTGCAGCGGCCAGAAGCATACGCACGTTCTTCATCATCAACCTCTCTAGGGTGCCATCCATTCGATTGGCGGAAAGTGGGGTCGCCCGGGGGAACCGGGCAACAGGCTCCGTACGTTGGACGACCATCGTTCAATCGACCCTCGTGAACCAACTACGACCTCGATGGGGTCCGGGGCACTCGACCAGACAGATGAGATCATCGAGGTGCCGTGCGCCGTCTGGCGGACGATTGAGGCTATCTACGGCGCTCCACTCGCAGATCTGGGTCTGTCGGAGACAGGAGACTACTTCCCTGGTCAGATCGGGATTGATGTTGGCCAGCGGGAGTTGGTCGCGGCACGTGTTGCTGCTTGCGCGGAAGTTGTGATCGGCGCGTGACCCTGAAGGGGTCGGGTTAATCGTGGCGAAGCTGTTCCCCGGCCTATCCATATGCATGCAGAACCCGATCGAAGCTCTGAAAGAACGACGTGTATTTTCCGTTGCCCTTGCTTGGCGAAACCCCGCTCTCGTTTGCGAACTAGCCCAGCCTCTCGATCACGGACTTCCTAGACCAGCACCTCGGGCGGTAGGACGATAGGCAACCGGCGTGGCCAGAGTCAGGCTAGCTGGCCATCTCAAGGACGAAATGGAAGCCGCCCGACGCCTCACTTAAAGTCACTGCGGTAGCCTCGGCCTCTGGTTCGATCGTGTTTGCGCAGGCAGACACGGCGAGGTGACTCCGACGATGAGCGATGTTACGAAGGCTCTCTGGGGTGACATTGAGGAATTGGAGGGGACCCATGGGCACTGACACATGAAGGATCGAGGGTCGATGCCATGGATCTAGCGGCGCTCCGCCCACCATTCGTCTTTGAGAATCGTGACCGTGCTTTCGTAGTCCATTCCGTTGGCGGAGAGTACGACTCGATACTCGCCGGGCACGGCGTCGCTGATCACGAACTGCATGCGCTCAGCGGCTGATGGACCTCCGCGACCAAAGCCTCCGCCACCGCGGCCTCCACGACCGCCGTCTCCCGCCGCAGCAAGACGTTCCTGCTCTGCAGTGGTTCGCTCGATCCACTTCTCCAGATCCCACTGCACCTGATTGATACCGGCGGTCCCGCCGTGTTCGATCACACGAATCGGAATGTGTCCCTGATACACGGTCAGC is a window of Longimicrobiales bacterium DNA encoding:
- a CDS encoding multicopper oxidase family protein, with product MKRPNQRVRVRAIGAPLLSVLLAAVILPSSARAQHDTHDMGMGSGWRMVPMDMEMPMLPGLEGTVPIVGPFMPGLGMDPAMLPEARPSEVVALADMDTLDIFVSTVRRTIEGHEMIMFGYNGQYPGPLIQAPKDATIVVRVTNDIEMPTTIHWHGVRLDNQFDGVPGVTQEAIDRGDSFTYEVHVPDAGMYWYHPHVREDVQQDLGLFGNLLVTSPDPDYYGPAHREEVFVLDDMLIDDQGALPWGDRAPTHALMGRFGNVMMVNGETDYRLTADRGEVVRFYLTNVANSRTFNVTFGGARVKVVASDVSRFEREQWVGSVVIAPAERYVVDVRFEEAGEVVIANTVQAINHSRGEFYPSVDTLSVVTVSDTQADPAISGAFDELREHTAVVEDIDTFRPYFGRAPDYELETTVRVQNLPQSIVLSMEADTLYVPPMEWNDAMPMMNWLSTAEQVTWILKDRQTGAENGEIDWSFEVGEVVKVRVYNTPDSFHPMNHPIHVHGQRFLVLSMDGVENENLVWKDTAIVPVGSTMDVLIEMSNPGEWMVHCHIAEHLHAGMMFSFTVGDGD
- a CDS encoding fused MFS/spermidine synthase — translated: MTSPTAENVSTGPRYLPALVLLFVGSGCAALIYEVVWFQMLQLVVGSTGVSLGVLLGAFMGGMCLGSLALPRYVSAEKNPLRVYAALELVIGALAIILLGMIPLVGGAYLAVVPSGTASVLFRAMVAGLLLLPPTMLMGATLPAIARSVEATPAGVSWMGFFYGGNIAGAVVGCLLAGFYLLRTYDVVIATFAGVGINLLVAALAYWLSHKTDGLPETTPAPLAVSHVASPSLANQRHRALLVAIGMSGFVALGSEVVWTRLMALMLGATTYTFSIILAVFLAALGVGSAVGSFTSRHASSPRVLLGLCQAGAMLGIVWTAHALTEQLPFWPINPSLATDPGFVFQLDLARALWALVPAPLFWGASFPLAVAAAAEEGQDPAFLVGRIYAANTVGAILGALAFGVVVVSTIGTQNAQRVLAVTALLSTLVLLAPIRGRARAGAVVAALLAILLVPGIGPVPELLVSYGRYAATYDPVNALYVGEGRNSTIAVTELDGGIRNLHVGGKIVASTEPQDMRLQGMLGHLTALLHEDPKSVLIVGFGAGVTAGTFVTHPGIDRIVIAEIEPLVVEQSSAYFRDANNDVLADPRVEVVFDDARHFLQTTDETFDLITSDPIHPWMKGAAALYSEEYFELVGEHLNEGGVITQWVPLYESTEAAVKSEMATFFEVFPDGSVWSNTYQGGGYDVVMAARKGGLTIDLHRFADRLMSPDHSYVAMDLAEAGFSRTLDVLGTYGGSADDLIGWLSDAELNRDKSLRLMYLAGLGLNQYSASTIYSDLLEYRTFPQGMFRGDPQRVAILRDQMGFR